From Streptomyces cyaneogriseus subsp. noncyanogenus, the proteins below share one genomic window:
- the rplS gene encoding 50S ribosomal protein L19 — protein sequence MSHLLDSVDAASLRSDVPAFRPGDTVNVHVRVIEGNRSRVQQFKGVVIRRQGSGVRETFTVRKVSFSVGVERTFPVHTPIVEKIELVTKGDVRRAKLYYLRELRGKAAKIKEKRES from the coding sequence ATGTCTCACCTGCTCGACTCCGTCGACGCCGCGTCGCTGCGCAGCGACGTCCCGGCCTTCCGCCCCGGCGACACCGTCAACGTCCACGTCCGCGTCATCGAGGGCAACCGCTCCCGTGTGCAGCAGTTCAAGGGCGTAGTCATCCGCCGCCAGGGTTCCGGCGTGCGCGAGACCTTCACGGTCCGCAAGGTCTCCTTCTCCGTCGGCGTCGAGCGCACCTTCCCGGTGCACACCCCGATCGTGGAGAAGATCGAGCTGGTCACCAAGGGTGACGTGCGTCGCGCCAAGCTGTACTACCTGCGCGAGCTGCGCGGCAAGGCGGCGAAGATCAAGGAGAAGCGCGAGAGCTGA
- the lepB gene encoding signal peptidase I: protein MDTEAQPTERDRSPRPSDTEEPSEPERPEGRSRFALAAPIAQWVPGGWLTVAVLALLMCLLLVFTFVLQPFRIPSGSMENGLRIGDRVLANKLAYRFGGRPQRGDIVVFDGTGYFGHGDYIKRVVGVGGDHVVCCDGEGRIEVNDRPVDESAFLYPGDRPSTVRFDVVVPEGRLFVLGDHRSDSSDSRDHLGSPGGGMVPVSEVIGRADWIVWPFGHATHLDRPGAYARVPAAGRDAAPADAPTAEGGRG, encoded by the coding sequence ATGGACACCGAAGCACAGCCGACGGAGCGCGACCGCTCCCCCCGCCCTTCCGACACCGAGGAACCCTCGGAACCGGAGCGGCCGGAGGGGCGGTCGCGTTTCGCGTTGGCGGCACCGATCGCCCAGTGGGTGCCCGGCGGATGGCTCACCGTGGCCGTACTGGCGCTGCTGATGTGCCTGCTGCTGGTCTTCACCTTCGTCCTGCAGCCGTTCCGGATCCCCAGCGGATCGATGGAGAACGGACTGCGGATCGGCGACCGGGTCCTCGCCAACAAGCTGGCCTACCGCTTCGGCGGCCGGCCCCAGCGGGGCGACATCGTCGTCTTCGACGGAACCGGGTACTTCGGGCACGGCGACTACATCAAGCGCGTTGTCGGTGTGGGCGGCGACCATGTGGTCTGCTGCGACGGCGAGGGGAGGATCGAGGTGAACGACAGGCCGGTCGACGAGTCGGCCTTCCTGTACCCCGGCGACCGCCCCTCCACGGTCCGCTTCGACGTCGTCGTGCCCGAGGGCAGGCTCTTCGTCCTCGGCGACCACCGCAGCGACTCCAGCGACTCCCGGGACCACCTGGGGTCGCCGGGCGGCGGCATGGTCCCCGTGAGCGAGGTGATCGGCCGGGCCGACTGGATCGTCTGGCCCTTCGGCCACGCCACCCACCTGGACCGCCCCGGAGCCTACGCGCGCGTCCCCGCCGCCGGACGGGACGCCGCTCCCGCGGACGCGCCGACGGCGGAGGGCGGCCGTGGGTAG
- the lepB gene encoding signal peptidase I translates to MGSRGRPRGASGGPAGDAPPTAARRAGGPAGGRTRAERRKLQRKVKRRRRRSVMKEIPLLVGVAVLIALVLKTFLVQAFVIPSGSMEQTIRIGDRVLVDKLTPWFGAEPRRGDVVVFRDPGGWLQGEQTPQKDDPVVVKQIKEGLTFIGLLPSDDEKDLIKRVVGVGGDRVRCCDAQGRVTVNGVPLDEDYLHPGDVPSTIRFDVTVPEGRLWVMGDHRSNSADSRVHRDREYGGTVSEDQVVGRAMVIAWPFGHWSTLAEPDTYASVGDAASGSAAAPGPSHRVAPDEPNGMIQLPTPAELPLVMGVVGLRRAWGRRRHRVRSWRGGCGGWRTVRTRRRGAPRTPRGNGRLGRHPRGPGLPDDG, encoded by the coding sequence GTGGGTAGCCGCGGCAGGCCGCGCGGCGCCTCCGGCGGCCCCGCCGGCGACGCGCCTCCCACCGCGGCCCGGCGCGCCGGCGGCCCGGCGGGCGGCCGGACCCGCGCCGAGCGGCGCAAGCTCCAGCGCAAGGTCAAACGGCGCCGCAGGCGCAGTGTGATGAAGGAGATCCCGCTGCTCGTCGGCGTGGCCGTCCTCATCGCGCTGGTGCTGAAGACCTTCCTCGTCCAGGCGTTCGTGATCCCCTCGGGCTCGATGGAGCAGACCATCCGGATCGGCGACCGGGTCCTGGTCGACAAGCTCACCCCCTGGTTCGGGGCGGAACCCCGGCGCGGGGACGTCGTCGTCTTCCGCGACCCCGGCGGCTGGCTCCAGGGCGAGCAGACGCCCCAGAAGGACGATCCGGTCGTCGTCAAGCAGATCAAGGAGGGCCTCACCTTCATCGGCCTGCTGCCCTCCGACGACGAGAAGGACCTCATCAAGCGGGTCGTCGGCGTCGGCGGCGACCGCGTCCGCTGCTGCGACGCGCAGGGCCGGGTCACCGTCAACGGCGTCCCGCTGGACGAGGACTACCTCCATCCCGGCGACGTCCCCTCCACCATCCGCTTCGACGTCACCGTCCCCGAGGGGCGGCTGTGGGTGATGGGCGACCACCGGTCCAACTCGGCCGACTCCCGCGTCCACCGGGACCGGGAGTACGGCGGCACGGTCTCCGAGGACCAGGTGGTCGGACGGGCCATGGTCATCGCCTGGCCGTTCGGCCACTGGAGCACGCTGGCGGAGCCGGACACCTACGCGTCCGTGGGCGACGCGGCCTCCGGGTCGGCCGCCGCGCCCGGCCCGTCGCATAGGGTTGCCCCGGACGAACCGAACGGAATGATCCAGCTCCCGACCCCTGCGGAACTCCCGCTCGTTATGGGAGTGGTGGGCCTGCGCCGCGCATGGGGCAGGCGGCGGCACAGAGTGAGGAGTTGGCGTGGGGGATGTGGCGGTTGGCGCACGGTCCGGACACGACGGCGAGGAGCACCGCGGACGCCCCGTGGAAACGGCCGGCTCGGCCGGCACCCCCGCGGCCCCGGGCTCCCGGACGATGGCTGA
- the lepB gene encoding signal peptidase I yields the protein MAVGARSGHDGEEHRGRPVETAGSAGTPAAPGSRTMAEDGTVTGEQTGGNEDQGPGGKRTPKEARKQRSFWKELPILIGVALVLALLIKTFLVQAFSIPSDSMQNTLQQGDRVLVDKLTPWFGSEPERGEVVVFHDPDNWLAGEPTIDPNPLQEFLSWIGLMPSAEEKDLIKRVIGVGGDTVECKGTGPVRVNGKALDDRDFVYPGNTPCSIDDNGGQFKVKVPEGYIWVMGDHRQNSRDSRYNQADRHNGMVPVSEVVGRAIVIAWPVNRWDTLPVPDTFDQPGLNAGAAAAGALSVAPQGLALAGAVPVALWRRRRTAPAGNR from the coding sequence GTGGCGGTTGGCGCACGGTCCGGACACGACGGCGAGGAGCACCGCGGACGCCCCGTGGAAACGGCCGGCTCGGCCGGCACCCCCGCGGCCCCGGGCTCCCGGACGATGGCTGAGGACGGCACGGTGACGGGCGAGCAGACCGGTGGGAACGAGGACCAGGGGCCGGGGGGGAAGCGGACCCCCAAGGAAGCCAGGAAGCAGCGCTCCTTCTGGAAGGAGCTGCCGATCCTGATCGGCGTCGCGCTCGTGCTGGCGCTGCTGATCAAGACGTTCCTGGTGCAGGCGTTCTCGATCCCCTCCGACTCGATGCAGAACACCCTCCAGCAGGGCGACCGGGTCCTGGTCGACAAGCTCACCCCCTGGTTCGGTTCCGAGCCCGAGCGGGGTGAGGTGGTCGTCTTCCACGACCCCGACAACTGGCTGGCGGGCGAGCCGACGATCGACCCCAACCCCTTGCAGGAGTTCCTGAGCTGGATCGGGCTGATGCCGTCCGCCGAGGAGAAGGACCTCATCAAGCGCGTGATCGGCGTCGGCGGCGACACGGTCGAGTGCAAGGGAACCGGGCCGGTCAGGGTCAACGGCAAGGCGCTGGACGACCGGGACTTCGTCTACCCCGGCAACACGCCGTGCAGCATCGACGACAACGGCGGGCAGTTCAAGGTCAAGGTGCCCGAGGGCTACATCTGGGTCATGGGCGACCACCGGCAGAACTCCCGGGACTCCCGTTACAACCAGGCCGACCGGCACAACGGCATGGTCCCGGTGAGCGAGGTCGTCGGCCGCGCCATCGTGATCGCCTGGCCGGTCAACCGCTGGGACACCCTCCCGGTGCCGGACACCTTCGACCAGCCCGGGCTGAACGCCGGGGCCGCGGCGGCCGGTGCCCTGTCGGTGGCGCCGCAGGGCCTCGCCCTCGCCGGTGCGGTGCCCGTCGCGCTGTGGCGGCGCCGGCGGACCGCGCCCGCCGGGAACCGCTGA
- the lepB gene encoding signal peptidase I: protein MGGESTTRTAPRGGGVNTGPAGRRTGQRLSGLAVALGLVLFLGGFAWAAVVYRPYTVPTRSMAPTIDAGDRVLAQRVDGGEVRRGDVVVFEDVTWSNAPMVKRVVAVGGDTVSCCQDGKLTVNGKQIDESYLPEGSAAEAGSFPAVTVPKGRLFLLGDERGSSLDSTAHLTEAAQGTVASGAVEARVDAVVWPMDGMLQRPSGFEALGALSSPGPLRTMVGLVVAGAVLIFGGAAYGPLAGRAAASRARSGSESAGVR from the coding sequence ATGGGTGGCGAGAGCACGACACGTACGGCACCGCGCGGCGGTGGTGTGAACACGGGCCCGGCCGGCCGCCGGACCGGGCAGCGGCTGTCCGGGCTGGCCGTGGCGCTGGGCCTGGTGCTGTTCCTGGGCGGCTTCGCCTGGGCAGCGGTGGTCTACCGGCCGTACACCGTGCCGACCCGCTCGATGGCGCCGACCATCGACGCCGGCGACCGGGTCCTGGCCCAGCGGGTCGACGGCGGGGAGGTCCGCCGCGGGGACGTCGTGGTCTTCGAGGACGTCACCTGGTCCAACGCCCCCATGGTCAAGCGCGTGGTCGCCGTGGGTGGTGACACCGTCTCCTGCTGTCAGGACGGCAAGCTGACCGTCAACGGCAAGCAGATCGACGAGTCCTACCTGCCCGAGGGCTCGGCGGCCGAGGCCGGGTCCTTCCCCGCCGTGACCGTCCCGAAGGGACGCCTGTTCCTGCTCGGCGACGAGCGAGGCAGCTCCCTGGACTCCACCGCCCATCTGACCGAGGCGGCCCAGGGCACCGTGGCGAGCGGCGCCGTGGAGGCCCGGGTCGACGCCGTGGTCTGGCCGATGGACGGCATGCTCCAGCGGCCGTCCGGCTTCGAGGCGCTCGGCGCCCTGTCCTCGCCCGGCCCGCTCCGCACGATGGTGGGCCTGGTGGTCGCGGGCGCGGTGCTGATCTTCGGCGGCGCGGCCTACGGTCCGCTCGCCGGGCGGGCCGCCGCCTCCCGCGCCCGGAGCGGTTCGGAGAGCGCCGGTGTCCGCTGA
- a CDS encoding NUDIX hydrolase has product MSAEPTGAGQDTYEGGLRKVARVVLLDPRDRILLLHGHEPDDPADDWWFTPGGGVEGDETRDQAALRELAEETGITDVELGPVLWRRRCSFPFAGRRWDQDEWYYLARTTQTATVAAGLTELERRSVAGARWWTYEELARAHETVYPNRLAELLRTLLDEGPPAGPVTLDPEIV; this is encoded by the coding sequence GTGTCCGCTGAGCCGACCGGGGCGGGGCAGGACACGTACGAGGGCGGGCTGCGCAAGGTCGCCCGGGTGGTGCTGCTCGATCCGCGCGACCGCATTCTGCTGCTGCACGGCCACGAGCCGGACGATCCGGCCGACGACTGGTGGTTCACCCCCGGGGGCGGGGTCGAGGGCGACGAGACCCGTGACCAGGCCGCCCTGCGGGAACTCGCCGAGGAGACGGGCATCACCGACGTCGAGCTGGGCCCGGTGCTGTGGCGGCGGCGGTGCTCCTTCCCGTTCGCCGGCCGCCGCTGGGACCAGGACGAGTGGTACTACCTGGCCCGGACCACCCAGACGGCGACCGTGGCGGCGGGCCTGACCGAACTGGAACGGCGCAGCGTCGCCGGAGCGCGCTGGTGGACGTACGAGGAACTGGCGCGGGCACATGAGACGGTGTATCCGAACAGACTCGCCGAACTGCTGCGCACGCTGCTCGACGAAGGTCCCCCGGCCGGGCCGGTGACCCTCGACCCGGAAATCGTCTAG
- a CDS encoding DUF2469 domain-containing protein, with protein sequence MSAEDLEKYETEMELKLYREYRDVVGLFKYVIETERRFYLTNDYEMQVHSVQGEVFFEVTMADAWVWDMYRPARFVKQVRVLTFKDVNIEELNKSDLELPSG encoded by the coding sequence ATGAGCGCCGAGGACCTCGAGAAGTACGAGACCGAGATGGAGCTGAAGCTCTACCGGGAGTACCGCGATGTCGTCGGTCTGTTCAAATACGTGATCGAGACCGAGCGGCGCTTCTATCTGACCAACGACTACGAGATGCAGGTCCACTCGGTCCAGGGTGAGGTGTTCTTCGAAGTCACCATGGCGGACGCGTGGGTCTGGGACATGTACCGGCCGGCCCGCTTCGTCAAGCAGGTGCGCGTCCTCACGTTCAAGGACGTGAACATCGAGGAGCTGAACAAGAGCGATCTGGAACTGCCGAGCGGGTGA
- a CDS encoding YraN family protein → MNARGALGRYGEDLAARRLSETGMTVLERNWRCGRTGEIDIVARDGDVLVFCEVKTRRGGRFEHPMAAVRPEKAERLRRLAERWIQTHGAAPPGGARIDLIGVVLPERGAPVVEHVRGVA, encoded by the coding sequence ATGAACGCACGAGGTGCGCTGGGAAGGTACGGCGAGGACCTGGCCGCACGCCGGCTCTCCGAGACCGGCATGACGGTCCTGGAGCGCAACTGGCGCTGCGGCAGGACCGGTGAGATCGACATCGTGGCCCGGGACGGTGACGTCCTGGTCTTCTGCGAGGTGAAGACCCGCCGGGGCGGCCGCTTCGAACATCCGATGGCCGCCGTGCGGCCGGAGAAGGCCGAGCGGCTGCGGCGGCTCGCCGAGCGCTGGATCCAGACCCATGGCGCGGCGCCCCCCGGCGGCGCCCGGATCGACCTGATCGGCGTGGTGCTGCCGGAGCGCGGCGCCCCCGTGGTCGAGCATGTGCGGGGGGTGGCGTGA
- a CDS encoding YifB family Mg chelatase-like AAA ATPase — MGFARTCSVALVGVEGVVVEVQADLEPGVAAFTLVGLPDKSLSESRDRVRAAVVNSGAEWPQKKLTVGLSPASVPKAGSGYDLAVACAVLGAAERIDPRVLTDIVMIGELGLDGRVRPVRGILPAVLAAADAGFEQVVVPECAAAEASLVPGVSVLGVRTLRQLIAVLADEPVPEEEPKEPDRPDPLAAGLRVPGSMHAVGAAQPDHGHDLADVVGQLSARTAVEVAAAGGHHLFLEGPPGAGKTMLAERLPAILPRLGRQESLEVTAVHSVAGLLPPGKPLIDTAPYCAPHHSATMQALVGGGPGIARPGAVSLAHRGVLFLDETPEFSSHVLDALRQPLEAGHIVIARSAGVVRFPAKFLMVLAANPCPCGRFSQQENLCECPPSAIRRYQARLSGPLLDRVDLRVEVDRVTRAELSGRGARGESTATVAARVRAARERAGARLAGTPWRSNSEVPGRELRHRWPAAPGAMDEAERSLERGVLTARGLDRVLRVAWTVADLAGHDRPGATDVALALQLRTGVPRGVPMTLGALS, encoded by the coding sequence ATGGGCTTCGCGCGGACGTGCTCGGTGGCCCTCGTGGGCGTGGAGGGCGTGGTCGTCGAGGTCCAGGCCGACCTCGAACCGGGCGTCGCGGCCTTCACCCTGGTGGGGCTGCCCGACAAGAGCCTGTCGGAGAGCCGCGACCGGGTGCGGGCGGCCGTGGTCAACTCCGGGGCCGAGTGGCCCCAGAAAAAGCTCACCGTGGGCCTCAGCCCGGCGTCGGTGCCCAAGGCCGGCAGCGGCTACGACCTCGCCGTCGCCTGCGCCGTCCTCGGCGCCGCCGAGCGGATCGACCCCCGCGTGCTCACCGACATCGTGATGATCGGCGAACTGGGCCTGGACGGGCGGGTCAGGCCGGTCCGGGGCATCCTGCCCGCGGTGCTGGCCGCGGCGGACGCCGGATTCGAGCAGGTGGTCGTGCCGGAGTGCGCCGCCGCGGAGGCGTCCCTGGTGCCCGGCGTCTCGGTGCTGGGGGTGCGCACCCTGCGCCAGCTGATCGCCGTCCTCGCGGACGAGCCGGTGCCCGAGGAGGAGCCAAAGGAGCCGGACCGCCCCGACCCCTTGGCGGCCGGCCTGCGCGTCCCGGGGAGCATGCACGCCGTGGGAGCGGCGCAGCCCGACCACGGCCACGACCTCGCCGACGTCGTCGGCCAGCTCTCGGCGCGCACGGCGGTGGAGGTCGCCGCGGCCGGCGGCCACCACCTCTTCCTGGAAGGACCGCCGGGCGCCGGGAAGACCATGCTCGCCGAGCGGCTCCCCGCGATCCTGCCCCGGCTCGGCCGGCAGGAGTCGCTGGAGGTCACGGCGGTGCACTCGGTAGCGGGCCTGCTGCCGCCGGGCAAACCGCTCATCGACACGGCTCCCTACTGCGCCCCGCACCACTCGGCCACCATGCAGGCGCTCGTGGGCGGCGGCCCCGGCATCGCCCGGCCCGGAGCCGTGTCGCTCGCCCACCGGGGCGTCCTCTTCCTGGACGAGACCCCGGAGTTCAGCAGCCACGTCCTGGACGCCCTGCGGCAGCCCCTGGAAGCCGGGCACATCGTCATCGCGCGCAGCGCGGGCGTCGTGCGGTTCCCGGCGAAGTTCCTCATGGTCCTCGCCGCCAACCCCTGCCCCTGCGGGCGCTTCTCGCAGCAGGAGAACCTGTGCGAGTGCCCGCCCTCGGCGATCCGCCGCTACCAGGCCAGGCTGTCCGGCCCGCTGCTCGACCGGGTCGATCTGCGGGTCGAGGTCGACCGCGTCACCCGCGCCGAACTGTCGGGGCGCGGGGCCCGCGGCGAGTCCACCGCGACGGTCGCCGCACGCGTCCGGGCGGCCCGGGAACGGGCCGGGGCGCGCCTGGCCGGCACGCCCTGGCGCAGCAACAGCGAGGTCCCCGGGCGCGAGCTGCGCCACCGCTGGCCGGCCGCGCCGGGTGCGATGGACGAGGCGGAGCGGAGCCTGGAGCGGGGTGTGCTGACCGCCCGCGGCCTGGACCGGGTGCTCCGCGTCGCCTGGACCGTCGCAGACCTGGCCGGTCACGACCGCCCCGGCGCCACGGACGTCGCCCTCGCCCTGCAACTGCGGACCGGTGTGCCGCGCGGCGTGCCCATGACCCTCGGGGCGCTGTCGTGA
- the dprA gene encoding DNA-processing protein DprA: protein MSAGAGADPDLLDRVFLTRVIEPGDETGGRWVREHGVREVARRLRADGPALPGVSAQRWAGLRARAGRADPHGDLAAAEAAGVRFVCPGTVEWPAQLDDLGAARPLGLWVRGGPDLRMWALRSVAVVGARACTEYGAHMAATLAAGLAERGWVVISGGAYGVDGAAHRGALGAGGATVAVLACGVDRPYPRGHTGLITRIAGQGLVVGELPPGEHPTPSRFILRNRVIAALTRGTVVVEAAHRSGSLVTARAAQRLGRHTMGVPGPATSGLSAGVHELLRGGAALVTDAADVVELVGAMGELAPERRGPVLPTDLLSGPARQVLAALPAGRAAPPSEIARDARTTEDDAIARLYELRALGYVERHDDGWKLTRQAVSSSRAGRPPC, encoded by the coding sequence GTGAGCGCCGGGGCCGGGGCGGACCCGGACCTGCTCGACCGGGTCTTCCTCACCCGGGTCATCGAACCGGGCGACGAGACCGGCGGGCGATGGGTGCGGGAGCACGGAGTCCGGGAGGTGGCCCGGCGGCTGCGGGCGGACGGGCCCGCCCTGCCGGGGGTCAGCGCCCAGCGGTGGGCGGGGCTGCGGGCCCGGGCCGGGCGGGCCGACCCGCACGGCGACCTGGCCGCCGCAGAAGCCGCGGGCGTGCGGTTCGTCTGCCCCGGCACCGTCGAATGGCCGGCCCAGCTCGACGACCTGGGCGCTGCCCGGCCCCTGGGGCTGTGGGTGCGCGGCGGACCCGACCTGCGGATGTGGGCGCTGCGGTCGGTGGCCGTGGTCGGCGCCCGGGCCTGCACCGAGTACGGCGCCCACATGGCGGCCACGCTCGCCGCCGGTCTCGCCGAGCGGGGCTGGGTCGTCATCTCCGGCGGTGCCTACGGCGTCGACGGCGCGGCCCACCGGGGCGCCCTCGGCGCGGGCGGGGCCACCGTCGCCGTACTCGCCTGCGGTGTCGACCGCCCCTACCCGCGCGGGCACACGGGGCTGATCACCAGGATCGCGGGCCAGGGACTGGTGGTGGGGGAGCTGCCGCCGGGCGAGCACCCGACGCCGAGCAGGTTCATCCTGCGCAACCGGGTGATCGCCGCGCTCACCCGCGGCACCGTGGTCGTCGAGGCCGCCCACCGTAGCGGCTCCCTGGTCACGGCCCGGGCGGCACAGCGCCTGGGCCGCCACACGATGGGCGTGCCCGGCCCGGCCACCAGCGGTCTCTCCGCGGGCGTGCACGAACTGCTGCGCGGGGGCGCCGCACTCGTCACCGACGCCGCGGACGTCGTGGAACTGGTCGGCGCGATGGGGGAGCTGGCCCCGGAGCGGCGCGGGCCGGTGCTCCCCACCGACCTGCTGAGCGGGCCCGCGCGCCAGGTGCTGGCCGCCCTCCCGGCGGGCCGGGCGGCGCCCCCGTCCGAGATCGCGCGGGACGCCCGGACGACGGAGGACGACGCGATCGCGAGACTGTACGAGCTTCGAGCACTCGGTTACGTCGAACGACACGACGACGGCTGGAAGTTGACACGCCAGGCCGTGTCGTCGAGCAGGGCCGGCCGGCCGCCCTGCTGA
- the whiG gene encoding RNA polymerase sigma factor WhiG codes for MPQHTSGSDRAAIPPAARDGGSVRPPAPSTLDELWRSYKATGDERLREQLILHYSPLVKYVAGRVSVGLPPNVEQADFVSSGVFGLIDAIEKFDIDREIKFETYAITRIRGAMIDELRALDWIPRSVRQKARNVERAYATLEARLRRTPTESEVAAELGIAVEELHSVFSQLSLANVVALEELLHVGGEGGGRLSLMDTLEDTAADNPVEVAEDRELRRFLARAINTLPDREKTVVTLYYYEGLTLAEIGNVLGVTESRVSQIHTKSVLQLRAKLAGFGR; via the coding sequence ATGCCCCAGCACACCTCCGGGTCCGACCGGGCGGCGATCCCCCCAGCCGCCCGGGACGGTGGCAGCGTGCGGCCGCCCGCCCCCTCGACGCTCGACGAGTTGTGGCGGTCGTACAAGGCGACAGGGGACGAGCGGCTGCGGGAGCAGCTCATCCTGCACTACTCGCCCCTGGTGAAATACGTGGCGGGCCGGGTGAGCGTCGGGCTGCCGCCCAACGTCGAGCAGGCGGACTTCGTCTCCTCGGGGGTGTTCGGGCTCATCGACGCGATCGAGAAGTTCGACATCGACCGCGAGATCAAGTTCGAGACGTACGCGATCACGCGCATCCGGGGCGCGATGATCGACGAGCTGCGGGCACTGGACTGGATCCCGCGCTCGGTGCGGCAGAAGGCGCGCAACGTCGAACGGGCCTACGCCACCCTGGAGGCGCGGCTGCGGCGGACCCCCACGGAGAGCGAGGTGGCCGCCGAGTTGGGCATCGCGGTGGAGGAGCTGCACTCCGTTTTCAGCCAGCTCTCGCTGGCCAACGTGGTGGCGCTGGAGGAGCTGCTGCACGTCGGGGGCGAGGGCGGCGGGCGGCTGAGCCTCATGGACACCCTGGAGGACACCGCCGCCGACAATCCGGTGGAGGTGGCCGAGGACCGGGAGCTGCGCCGGTTTCTCGCACGGGCGATCAACACACTGCCGGACCGGGAGAAGACCGTCGTCACGCTGTACTACTACGAGGGCCTCACCCTCGCCGAGATCGGCAACGTGCTGGGCGTGACCGAGAGCCGGGTCAGCCAGATCCACACCAAGTCGGTGCTGCAGTTGCGGGCGAAGCTGGCCGGATTCGGACGCTGA
- a CDS encoding TetR/AcrR family transcriptional regulator: MAEHRSMQRAALLDAARSLLSEGGTEALTFPALAERTGLARSSVYEYFRSRAAVVEELCAVDFPVWAAEVEAAMAAVDGPEAKVEAYVRKQLELVGDRRHRAVVAISASELDAGAREKIRAAHGGLIAMIVEALGEMGHAQPRLAAMLLQGVVDAAVRRIELGAAEDPASVTDAAVSMALRGVRG; the protein is encoded by the coding sequence GTGGCCGAGCACCGGTCGATGCAGCGTGCCGCCCTGCTGGACGCGGCACGCTCCCTGCTGTCCGAGGGCGGGACGGAAGCGCTGACCTTCCCGGCCCTCGCGGAGCGCACGGGGCTTGCCCGGTCGTCCGTGTACGAGTACTTCCGGTCGCGCGCGGCGGTCGTCGAGGAGCTGTGCGCGGTCGACTTCCCCGTCTGGGCGGCGGAGGTCGAGGCGGCGATGGCCGCGGTCGACGGGCCGGAGGCCAAGGTCGAGGCGTATGTCCGCAAGCAGCTCGAACTCGTCGGCGACCGGCGGCACCGGGCCGTGGTCGCGATCTCGGCGAGCGAGCTGGACGCCGGGGCCAGGGAGAAGATCCGCGCCGCCCACGGTGGCCTGATCGCGATGATCGTCGAGGCGCTGGGGGAGATGGGGCACGCACAGCCCCGGCTGGCGGCGATGCTGCTGCAAGGGGTCGTCGACGCGGCGGTGCGGCGCATCGAACTGGGGGCCGCGGAGGACCCGGCGTCGGTCACGGACGCGGCGGTCTCGATGGCGCTGCGGGGCGTGCGGGGCTGA
- a CDS encoding murein hydrolase activator EnvC family protein, with protein MRLRRCVHPGTRPALLAALLLTPVLAPGPAPTAVAADGGRPAGPAVPAVGRAWPVGARPPVLRGWDPPPGPYAPGHRGVDLAAAPGAPVRAVAPGRVSFAGRVAGKGVVSVELAGTGDPPLRTTYEPVRASVRAGETVAAGEVVGAVEPAGSHCAAPCLHWGLRGEGTYLDPLTLLPPWLLRTGPSRLLPVLGVPLPP; from the coding sequence ATGCGACTGAGGCGATGTGTGCACCCCGGTACGCGGCCGGCGCTCCTGGCGGCGCTGCTGCTGACGCCCGTCCTGGCGCCGGGCCCGGCCCCAACGGCGGTGGCCGCGGACGGCGGGCGGCCCGCCGGTCCCGCGGTGCCGGCCGTCGGCCGCGCCTGGCCGGTCGGCGCCCGTCCCCCGGTGCTGCGGGGCTGGGACCCCCCGCCGGGTCCGTACGCCCCCGGACACCGCGGCGTGGACCTGGCCGCGGCGCCGGGCGCTCCGGTGCGGGCGGTGGCGCCGGGGCGGGTCTCCTTCGCGGGCCGGGTGGCCGGAAAGGGCGTCGTCTCGGTCGAACTGGCGGGCACGGGCGACCCGCCCCTGCGGACGACGTACGAACCCGTACGGGCGTCGGTGCGCGCGGGCGAGACGGTCGCGGCGGGCGAGGTGGTCGGCGCGGTGGAGCCCGCGGGGTCGCACTGCGCGGCGCCGTGCCTGCACTGGGGCCTGCGCGGCGAGGGGACCTATCTGGATCCTCTGACGCTGCTGCCGCCGTGGCTGCTGCGCACGGGCCCCTCGCGCCTGCTTCCCGTGCTGGGCGTACCACTGCCGCCGTGA